A single genomic interval of Takifugu flavidus isolate HTHZ2018 chromosome 19, ASM371156v2, whole genome shotgun sequence harbors:
- the gphnb gene encoding gephyrin b isoform X1 has translation MASDGMILTNHDHQIRVGVLTVSDSCFRNLAEDRSGVNLKDLVHDPSLLGGMISAYKIVPDEIDEIKETLVDWCDEKELNLILTTGGTGFAPRDVTPEATKEVIEREAPGMSLAMLMGSLNVTPLGMLSRPVCGIRGKTLIINLPGSKKGSQECFQFILPALPHAIDLLRDAVVKVKEAADELEDLPSPPPPLSPPPNSSPRRQTEDKGVQCEEEDEEKKDSGVASTEDSSSSHITAASIAAKIPDSIISRGVQVLPRDTASLSTTPSESPRAQATSRLSTASCPTPKARLPSCSSTLSIAEASRREFRAHLDEVITLKSRYSTLDQLQCRLEGLKDDRRRTFSSRVQSRCSSKENILRSSHSAVDITKVARRHRMSPFPLTSMDKAFITVLEMTAVLGTEIINYRDGMGRVLAQDVYAKDNLPPFPASVKDGYAVRAADGPGDRFIIGESQAGEQPTHTVMPGQVMRVTTGAPIPCGADAVVQVEDTELLRESEDGTEELEVRILVQARPGQDIRPIGHDIKRGECVLAKGTHMGPSEIGLLATVGVTEVEVHKFPVVAVMSTGNELLNPEDDLHPGKIRDSNRSTLLATIQEHGYPTINLGIVGDNPDDLLNALNEGISRADVIITSGGVSMGEKDYLKQVLDIDLHAQIHFGRVFMKPGLPTTFSTLDMDGSRKLIFALPGRNPVSAVVTCNLFVIPALRKMQGILDPRPTIIKARLSCDVKLDPRPEYHRCILTWHHQEPLPWAQSTGNQVSSRLMSMRTANGLLMLPPKTEQYVELHKGEVVDVMVIGRL, from the exons GTTGGGGGGCATGATCTCAGCCTACAAGATAGTTCCTGACGAGATAGATGAAATCAAG GAGACTCTGGTGGACTGGTGCGATGAAAAAGAACTTAATCTAATCTTAACTACCGGAGGCACCGGGTTTGCCCCCAGAGATGTCACACCAGAG GCCACTAAGGAGGTGATCGAGCGCGAAGCTCCGGGGATGTCTCTCGCCATGCTGATGGGATCCCTCAACGTCACGCCGCTCGGCATGCTCTCCAG ACCTGTCTGCGGGATCCGGGGGAAAACACTCATCATCAACTTACCTGGAAGTAAGAAAGGTTCCCAG GAGTGTTTCCAGTTCATCCTGCCAGCGCTGCCACACGCCATCGACCTTCTGCGGGACGCGGTGGTGAAGGTGAAGGAGGCcgcggacgagctggaagatctgccgtcgccgccgccgcccctctCGCCTCCGCCTAACAGCTCGCCGCGCCGGCAGACGGAGGACAAGGGCGTCCAGtgcgaggaggaggatgaggagaagaaagacagcGGCGTGGCGTCCACCGAGGACAGCTCGTCCTCCCATATAACAGCCGCGTCCATCGCTGCAAAG ATCCCAGACTCCATCATCTCGCGGGGTGTGCAGGTGTTACCCAGGGATACGGCCTCGCTCAGCACCACGCCGTCAGAGTCGCCCCGTGCCCAGGCCACGTCCCGCCTCTCCACGGCCTCCTGTCCGACGCCCAAA GCGCGGCTTCCCTCCTGTTCATCCACCCTAAGCATTGCTGAG GCCTCACGAAGAGAGTTCAGGGCTCACCTGGATGAGGTCATCACGCTCAAGTCAAGGTACTCTACCTTGGACCAG CTCCAGTGTAGGTTGGAGGGGCTTAAAGATGATCGAAGGAGGACCTTCAGCTCTCGA GTGCAGTCGCGATgcagcagcaaagaaaacaTACTGAGATCCA GTCACAGTGCCGTGGACATCACTAAGGTGGCCCGGAGGCACCGTATGTCGCCCTTCCCCCTCACCTCTATGGACAAGGCCTTCATCACTGTGCTGGAGATGACCGCCGTCCTGGGCACCGAAATCATCAACTACAGGG ACGGAATGGGTCGAGTCCTGGCTCAGGACGTTTATGCCAAAGACAACCTGCCCCCCTTCCCTGCTTCTGTCAAGGACGGATATGCTGTGAGAG CGGCGGACGGCCCCGGTGACCGCTTCATCATTGGAGAGTCGCAAGCTGGAGAGCAG CCCACCCACACCGTGATGCCTGGTCAGGTGATGCGGGTGACAACAGGCGCCCCCATCCCCTGCGGAGCCGACGCCGTCGTCCAAGTGGAGGACACTGAGCTGCTCCGCGAGTCTGAAGAC GGCacggaggagctggaggtgcGGATTCTGGTGCAGGCTCGTCCAGGACAGGACATCAG ACCTATCGGCCATGACATTAAGCGCGGGGAGTGTGTGCTTGCAAAGGGCACCCACATGGGCCCATCGGAGATTGGTCTCCTGGCCACAGTGGGAGTCACAGAGGTGGAGGTCCATAAGTTTCCTGTGGTCGCTGTTATgtcaacaggaaatgag CTGCTGAACCCAGAGGATGACCTTCATCCTGGGAAGATCAGGGACAGTAATCGTTCCACCCTACTGGCAACGATTCAGGAGCATGGCTACCCCACCATCAATCTGGGCATCGTGGGAGACAA CCCTGATGACCTTCTCAATGCTCTGAATGAAGGCATCAGCCGTGCCGACGTCATCATTACCTCAGGAGGCGTATCCATGGGAGAGAAG GATTACCTTAAACAGGTGCTGGACATTGATCTTCATGCTCAGATCCATTTTGGTCGTGTTTTCATGAAACCAGG tctCCCAACAACATTCTCCACCTTGGACATGGACGGCTCTCGCAAACTAATCTTTGCCCTCCCAGGTA GAAACCCTGTGTCCGCTGTTGTCACCTGTAATCTTTTTGTCATCCCTGCCTTGAGGAAGATGCAAGGCATTTTGGATCCTAGACCCACCATCATTAAAGCGAGG TTGTCTTGTGACGTGAAGCTGGACCCCCGCCCTGAATATCACCGCTGCATTCTGACATGGCATCACCAGGAGCCTCTACCGtgggcacagagcacag GGaaccaggtgagcagcaggCTCATGAGCATGCGCACCGCTAACGGGCTCCTGATGCTACCTCCAAAAACAGAGCAATACGTGGAGCTGCACAAGGGCGAGGTGGTGGACGTCATGGTGATCGGCCGGCTATGA
- the gphnb gene encoding gephyrin b isoform X2: MASDGMILTNHDHQIRVGVLTVSDSCFRNLAEDRSGVNLKDLVHDPSLLGGMISAYKIVPDEIDEIKETLVDWCDEKELNLILTTGGTGFAPRDVTPEATKEVIEREAPGMSLAMLMGSLNVTPLGMLSRPVCGIRGKTLIINLPGSKKGSQECFQFILPALPHAIDLLRDAVVKVKEAADELEDLPSPPPPLSPPPNSSPRRQTEDKGVQCEEEDEEKKDSGVASTEDSSSSHITAASIAAKIPDSIISRGVQVLPRDTASLSTTPSESPRAQATSRLSTASCPTPKARLPSCSSTLSIAEASRREFRAHLDEVITLKSRYSTLDQLQCRLEGLKDDRRRTFSSRVQSRCSSKENILRSSHSAVDITKVARRHRMSPFPLTSMDKAFITVLEMTAVLGTEIINYRDGMGRVLAQDVYAKDNLPPFPASVKDGYAVRAADGPGDRFIIGESQAGEQPTHTVMPGQVMRVTTGAPIPCGADAVVQVEDTELLRESEDGTEELEVRILVQARPGQDIRPIGHDIKRGECVLAKGTHMGPSEIGLLATVGVTEVEVHKFPVVAVMSTGNELLNPEDDLHPGKIRDSNRSTLLATIQEHGYPTINLGIVGDNPDDLLNALNEGISRADVIITSGGVSMGEKDYLKQVLDIDLHAQIHFGRVFMKPGLPTTFSTLDMDGSRKLIFALPGNPVSAVVTCNLFVIPALRKMQGILDPRPTIIKARLSCDVKLDPRPEYHRCILTWHHQEPLPWAQSTGNQVSSRLMSMRTANGLLMLPPKTEQYVELHKGEVVDVMVIGRL; the protein is encoded by the exons GTTGGGGGGCATGATCTCAGCCTACAAGATAGTTCCTGACGAGATAGATGAAATCAAG GAGACTCTGGTGGACTGGTGCGATGAAAAAGAACTTAATCTAATCTTAACTACCGGAGGCACCGGGTTTGCCCCCAGAGATGTCACACCAGAG GCCACTAAGGAGGTGATCGAGCGCGAAGCTCCGGGGATGTCTCTCGCCATGCTGATGGGATCCCTCAACGTCACGCCGCTCGGCATGCTCTCCAG ACCTGTCTGCGGGATCCGGGGGAAAACACTCATCATCAACTTACCTGGAAGTAAGAAAGGTTCCCAG GAGTGTTTCCAGTTCATCCTGCCAGCGCTGCCACACGCCATCGACCTTCTGCGGGACGCGGTGGTGAAGGTGAAGGAGGCcgcggacgagctggaagatctgccgtcgccgccgccgcccctctCGCCTCCGCCTAACAGCTCGCCGCGCCGGCAGACGGAGGACAAGGGCGTCCAGtgcgaggaggaggatgaggagaagaaagacagcGGCGTGGCGTCCACCGAGGACAGCTCGTCCTCCCATATAACAGCCGCGTCCATCGCTGCAAAG ATCCCAGACTCCATCATCTCGCGGGGTGTGCAGGTGTTACCCAGGGATACGGCCTCGCTCAGCACCACGCCGTCAGAGTCGCCCCGTGCCCAGGCCACGTCCCGCCTCTCCACGGCCTCCTGTCCGACGCCCAAA GCGCGGCTTCCCTCCTGTTCATCCACCCTAAGCATTGCTGAG GCCTCACGAAGAGAGTTCAGGGCTCACCTGGATGAGGTCATCACGCTCAAGTCAAGGTACTCTACCTTGGACCAG CTCCAGTGTAGGTTGGAGGGGCTTAAAGATGATCGAAGGAGGACCTTCAGCTCTCGA GTGCAGTCGCGATgcagcagcaaagaaaacaTACTGAGATCCA GTCACAGTGCCGTGGACATCACTAAGGTGGCCCGGAGGCACCGTATGTCGCCCTTCCCCCTCACCTCTATGGACAAGGCCTTCATCACTGTGCTGGAGATGACCGCCGTCCTGGGCACCGAAATCATCAACTACAGGG ACGGAATGGGTCGAGTCCTGGCTCAGGACGTTTATGCCAAAGACAACCTGCCCCCCTTCCCTGCTTCTGTCAAGGACGGATATGCTGTGAGAG CGGCGGACGGCCCCGGTGACCGCTTCATCATTGGAGAGTCGCAAGCTGGAGAGCAG CCCACCCACACCGTGATGCCTGGTCAGGTGATGCGGGTGACAACAGGCGCCCCCATCCCCTGCGGAGCCGACGCCGTCGTCCAAGTGGAGGACACTGAGCTGCTCCGCGAGTCTGAAGAC GGCacggaggagctggaggtgcGGATTCTGGTGCAGGCTCGTCCAGGACAGGACATCAG ACCTATCGGCCATGACATTAAGCGCGGGGAGTGTGTGCTTGCAAAGGGCACCCACATGGGCCCATCGGAGATTGGTCTCCTGGCCACAGTGGGAGTCACAGAGGTGGAGGTCCATAAGTTTCCTGTGGTCGCTGTTATgtcaacaggaaatgag CTGCTGAACCCAGAGGATGACCTTCATCCTGGGAAGATCAGGGACAGTAATCGTTCCACCCTACTGGCAACGATTCAGGAGCATGGCTACCCCACCATCAATCTGGGCATCGTGGGAGACAA CCCTGATGACCTTCTCAATGCTCTGAATGAAGGCATCAGCCGTGCCGACGTCATCATTACCTCAGGAGGCGTATCCATGGGAGAGAAG GATTACCTTAAACAGGTGCTGGACATTGATCTTCATGCTCAGATCCATTTTGGTCGTGTTTTCATGAAACCAGG tctCCCAACAACATTCTCCACCTTGGACATGGACGGCTCTCGCAAACTAATCTTTGCCCTCCCAG GAAACCCTGTGTCCGCTGTTGTCACCTGTAATCTTTTTGTCATCCCTGCCTTGAGGAAGATGCAAGGCATTTTGGATCCTAGACCCACCATCATTAAAGCGAGG TTGTCTTGTGACGTGAAGCTGGACCCCCGCCCTGAATATCACCGCTGCATTCTGACATGGCATCACCAGGAGCCTCTACCGtgggcacagagcacag GGaaccaggtgagcagcaggCTCATGAGCATGCGCACCGCTAACGGGCTCCTGATGCTACCTCCAAAAACAGAGCAATACGTGGAGCTGCACAAGGGCGAGGTGGTGGACGTCATGGTGATCGGCCGGCTATGA
- the gphnb gene encoding gephyrin b isoform X4, which translates to MASDGMILTNHDHQIRVGVLTVSDSCFRNLAEDRSGVNLKDLVHDPSLLGGMISAYKIVPDEIDEIKETLVDWCDEKELNLILTTGGTGFAPRDVTPEATKEVIEREAPGMSLAMLMGSLNVTPLGMLSRPVCGIRGKTLIINLPGSKKGSQECFQFILPALPHAIDLLRDAVVKVKEAADELEDLPSPPPPLSPPPNSSPRRQTEDKGVQCEEEDEEKKDSGVASTEDSSSSHITAASIAAKIPDSIISRGVQVLPRDTASLSTTPSESPRAQATSRLSTASCPTPKARLPSCSSTLSIAEASRREFRAHLDEVITLKSRYSTLDQVQSRCSSKENILRSSHSAVDITKVARRHRMSPFPLTSMDKAFITVLEMTAVLGTEIINYRDGMGRVLAQDVYAKDNLPPFPASVKDGYAVRAADGPGDRFIIGESQAGEQPTHTVMPGQVMRVTTGAPIPCGADAVVQVEDTELLRESEDGTEELEVRILVQARPGQDIRPIGHDIKRGECVLAKGTHMGPSEIGLLATVGVTEVEVHKFPVVAVMSTGNELLNPEDDLHPGKIRDSNRSTLLATIQEHGYPTINLGIVGDNPDDLLNALNEGISRADVIITSGGVSMGEKDYLKQVLDIDLHAQIHFGRVFMKPGLPTTFSTLDMDGSRKLIFALPGRNPVSAVVTCNLFVIPALRKMQGILDPRPTIIKARLSCDVKLDPRPEYHRCILTWHHQEPLPWAQSTGNQVSSRLMSMRTANGLLMLPPKTEQYVELHKGEVVDVMVIGRL; encoded by the exons GTTGGGGGGCATGATCTCAGCCTACAAGATAGTTCCTGACGAGATAGATGAAATCAAG GAGACTCTGGTGGACTGGTGCGATGAAAAAGAACTTAATCTAATCTTAACTACCGGAGGCACCGGGTTTGCCCCCAGAGATGTCACACCAGAG GCCACTAAGGAGGTGATCGAGCGCGAAGCTCCGGGGATGTCTCTCGCCATGCTGATGGGATCCCTCAACGTCACGCCGCTCGGCATGCTCTCCAG ACCTGTCTGCGGGATCCGGGGGAAAACACTCATCATCAACTTACCTGGAAGTAAGAAAGGTTCCCAG GAGTGTTTCCAGTTCATCCTGCCAGCGCTGCCACACGCCATCGACCTTCTGCGGGACGCGGTGGTGAAGGTGAAGGAGGCcgcggacgagctggaagatctgccgtcgccgccgccgcccctctCGCCTCCGCCTAACAGCTCGCCGCGCCGGCAGACGGAGGACAAGGGCGTCCAGtgcgaggaggaggatgaggagaagaaagacagcGGCGTGGCGTCCACCGAGGACAGCTCGTCCTCCCATATAACAGCCGCGTCCATCGCTGCAAAG ATCCCAGACTCCATCATCTCGCGGGGTGTGCAGGTGTTACCCAGGGATACGGCCTCGCTCAGCACCACGCCGTCAGAGTCGCCCCGTGCCCAGGCCACGTCCCGCCTCTCCACGGCCTCCTGTCCGACGCCCAAA GCGCGGCTTCCCTCCTGTTCATCCACCCTAAGCATTGCTGAG GCCTCACGAAGAGAGTTCAGGGCTCACCTGGATGAGGTCATCACGCTCAAGTCAAGGTACTCTACCTTGGACCAG GTGCAGTCGCGATgcagcagcaaagaaaacaTACTGAGATCCA GTCACAGTGCCGTGGACATCACTAAGGTGGCCCGGAGGCACCGTATGTCGCCCTTCCCCCTCACCTCTATGGACAAGGCCTTCATCACTGTGCTGGAGATGACCGCCGTCCTGGGCACCGAAATCATCAACTACAGGG ACGGAATGGGTCGAGTCCTGGCTCAGGACGTTTATGCCAAAGACAACCTGCCCCCCTTCCCTGCTTCTGTCAAGGACGGATATGCTGTGAGAG CGGCGGACGGCCCCGGTGACCGCTTCATCATTGGAGAGTCGCAAGCTGGAGAGCAG CCCACCCACACCGTGATGCCTGGTCAGGTGATGCGGGTGACAACAGGCGCCCCCATCCCCTGCGGAGCCGACGCCGTCGTCCAAGTGGAGGACACTGAGCTGCTCCGCGAGTCTGAAGAC GGCacggaggagctggaggtgcGGATTCTGGTGCAGGCTCGTCCAGGACAGGACATCAG ACCTATCGGCCATGACATTAAGCGCGGGGAGTGTGTGCTTGCAAAGGGCACCCACATGGGCCCATCGGAGATTGGTCTCCTGGCCACAGTGGGAGTCACAGAGGTGGAGGTCCATAAGTTTCCTGTGGTCGCTGTTATgtcaacaggaaatgag CTGCTGAACCCAGAGGATGACCTTCATCCTGGGAAGATCAGGGACAGTAATCGTTCCACCCTACTGGCAACGATTCAGGAGCATGGCTACCCCACCATCAATCTGGGCATCGTGGGAGACAA CCCTGATGACCTTCTCAATGCTCTGAATGAAGGCATCAGCCGTGCCGACGTCATCATTACCTCAGGAGGCGTATCCATGGGAGAGAAG GATTACCTTAAACAGGTGCTGGACATTGATCTTCATGCTCAGATCCATTTTGGTCGTGTTTTCATGAAACCAGG tctCCCAACAACATTCTCCACCTTGGACATGGACGGCTCTCGCAAACTAATCTTTGCCCTCCCAGGTA GAAACCCTGTGTCCGCTGTTGTCACCTGTAATCTTTTTGTCATCCCTGCCTTGAGGAAGATGCAAGGCATTTTGGATCCTAGACCCACCATCATTAAAGCGAGG TTGTCTTGTGACGTGAAGCTGGACCCCCGCCCTGAATATCACCGCTGCATTCTGACATGGCATCACCAGGAGCCTCTACCGtgggcacagagcacag GGaaccaggtgagcagcaggCTCATGAGCATGCGCACCGCTAACGGGCTCCTGATGCTACCTCCAAAAACAGAGCAATACGTGGAGCTGCACAAGGGCGAGGTGGTGGACGTCATGGTGATCGGCCGGCTATGA
- the gphnb gene encoding gephyrin b isoform X6, with protein sequence MASDGMILTNHDHQIRVGVLTVSDSCFRNLAEDRSGVNLKDLVHDPSLLGGMISAYKIVPDEIDEIKETLVDWCDEKELNLILTTGGTGFAPRDVTPEATKEVIEREAPGMSLAMLMGSLNVTPLGMLSRPVCGIRGKTLIINLPGSKKGSQECFQFILPALPHAIDLLRDAVVKVKEAADELEDLPSPPPPLSPPPNSSPRRQTEDKGVQCEEEDEEKKDSGVASTEDSSSSHITAASIAAKIPDSIISRGVQVLPRDTASLSTTPSESPRAQATSRLSTASCPTPKLQCRLEGLKDDRRRTFSSRVQSRCSSKENILRSSHSAVDITKVARRHRMSPFPLTSMDKAFITVLEMTAVLGTEIINYRDGMGRVLAQDVYAKDNLPPFPASVKDGYAVRAADGPGDRFIIGESQAGEQPTHTVMPGQVMRVTTGAPIPCGADAVVQVEDTELLRESEDGTEELEVRILVQARPGQDIRPIGHDIKRGECVLAKGTHMGPSEIGLLATVGVTEVEVHKFPVVAVMSTGNELLNPEDDLHPGKIRDSNRSTLLATIQEHGYPTINLGIVGDNPDDLLNALNEGISRADVIITSGGVSMGEKDYLKQVLDIDLHAQIHFGRVFMKPGLPTTFSTLDMDGSRKLIFALPGRNPVSAVVTCNLFVIPALRKMQGILDPRPTIIKARLSCDVKLDPRPEYHRCILTWHHQEPLPWAQSTGNQVSSRLMSMRTANGLLMLPPKTEQYVELHKGEVVDVMVIGRL encoded by the exons GTTGGGGGGCATGATCTCAGCCTACAAGATAGTTCCTGACGAGATAGATGAAATCAAG GAGACTCTGGTGGACTGGTGCGATGAAAAAGAACTTAATCTAATCTTAACTACCGGAGGCACCGGGTTTGCCCCCAGAGATGTCACACCAGAG GCCACTAAGGAGGTGATCGAGCGCGAAGCTCCGGGGATGTCTCTCGCCATGCTGATGGGATCCCTCAACGTCACGCCGCTCGGCATGCTCTCCAG ACCTGTCTGCGGGATCCGGGGGAAAACACTCATCATCAACTTACCTGGAAGTAAGAAAGGTTCCCAG GAGTGTTTCCAGTTCATCCTGCCAGCGCTGCCACACGCCATCGACCTTCTGCGGGACGCGGTGGTGAAGGTGAAGGAGGCcgcggacgagctggaagatctgccgtcgccgccgccgcccctctCGCCTCCGCCTAACAGCTCGCCGCGCCGGCAGACGGAGGACAAGGGCGTCCAGtgcgaggaggaggatgaggagaagaaagacagcGGCGTGGCGTCCACCGAGGACAGCTCGTCCTCCCATATAACAGCCGCGTCCATCGCTGCAAAG ATCCCAGACTCCATCATCTCGCGGGGTGTGCAGGTGTTACCCAGGGATACGGCCTCGCTCAGCACCACGCCGTCAGAGTCGCCCCGTGCCCAGGCCACGTCCCGCCTCTCCACGGCCTCCTGTCCGACGCCCAAA CTCCAGTGTAGGTTGGAGGGGCTTAAAGATGATCGAAGGAGGACCTTCAGCTCTCGA GTGCAGTCGCGATgcagcagcaaagaaaacaTACTGAGATCCA GTCACAGTGCCGTGGACATCACTAAGGTGGCCCGGAGGCACCGTATGTCGCCCTTCCCCCTCACCTCTATGGACAAGGCCTTCATCACTGTGCTGGAGATGACCGCCGTCCTGGGCACCGAAATCATCAACTACAGGG ACGGAATGGGTCGAGTCCTGGCTCAGGACGTTTATGCCAAAGACAACCTGCCCCCCTTCCCTGCTTCTGTCAAGGACGGATATGCTGTGAGAG CGGCGGACGGCCCCGGTGACCGCTTCATCATTGGAGAGTCGCAAGCTGGAGAGCAG CCCACCCACACCGTGATGCCTGGTCAGGTGATGCGGGTGACAACAGGCGCCCCCATCCCCTGCGGAGCCGACGCCGTCGTCCAAGTGGAGGACACTGAGCTGCTCCGCGAGTCTGAAGAC GGCacggaggagctggaggtgcGGATTCTGGTGCAGGCTCGTCCAGGACAGGACATCAG ACCTATCGGCCATGACATTAAGCGCGGGGAGTGTGTGCTTGCAAAGGGCACCCACATGGGCCCATCGGAGATTGGTCTCCTGGCCACAGTGGGAGTCACAGAGGTGGAGGTCCATAAGTTTCCTGTGGTCGCTGTTATgtcaacaggaaatgag CTGCTGAACCCAGAGGATGACCTTCATCCTGGGAAGATCAGGGACAGTAATCGTTCCACCCTACTGGCAACGATTCAGGAGCATGGCTACCCCACCATCAATCTGGGCATCGTGGGAGACAA CCCTGATGACCTTCTCAATGCTCTGAATGAAGGCATCAGCCGTGCCGACGTCATCATTACCTCAGGAGGCGTATCCATGGGAGAGAAG GATTACCTTAAACAGGTGCTGGACATTGATCTTCATGCTCAGATCCATTTTGGTCGTGTTTTCATGAAACCAGG tctCCCAACAACATTCTCCACCTTGGACATGGACGGCTCTCGCAAACTAATCTTTGCCCTCCCAGGTA GAAACCCTGTGTCCGCTGTTGTCACCTGTAATCTTTTTGTCATCCCTGCCTTGAGGAAGATGCAAGGCATTTTGGATCCTAGACCCACCATCATTAAAGCGAGG TTGTCTTGTGACGTGAAGCTGGACCCCCGCCCTGAATATCACCGCTGCATTCTGACATGGCATCACCAGGAGCCTCTACCGtgggcacagagcacag GGaaccaggtgagcagcaggCTCATGAGCATGCGCACCGCTAACGGGCTCCTGATGCTACCTCCAAAAACAGAGCAATACGTGGAGCTGCACAAGGGCGAGGTGGTGGACGTCATGGTGATCGGCCGGCTATGA
- the gphnb gene encoding gephyrin b isoform X7: MASDGMILTNHDHQIRVGVLTVSDSCFRNLAEDRSGVNLKDLVHDPSLLGGMISAYKIVPDEIDEIKETLVDWCDEKELNLILTTGGTGFAPRDVTPEATKEVIEREAPGMSLAMLMGSLNVTPLGMLSRPVCGIRGKTLIINLPGSKKGSQECFQFILPALPHAIDLLRDAVVKVKEAADELEDLPSPPPPLSPPPNSSPRRQTEDKGVQCEEEDEEKKDSGVASTEDSSSSHITAASIAAKIPDSIISRGVQVLPRDTASLSTTPSESPRAQATSRLSTASCPTPKVQSRCSSKENILRSSHSAVDITKVARRHRMSPFPLTSMDKAFITVLEMTAVLGTEIINYRDGMGRVLAQDVYAKDNLPPFPASVKDGYAVRAADGPGDRFIIGESQAGEQPTHTVMPGQVMRVTTGAPIPCGADAVVQVEDTELLRESEDGTEELEVRILVQARPGQDIRPIGHDIKRGECVLAKGTHMGPSEIGLLATVGVTEVEVHKFPVVAVMSTGNELLNPEDDLHPGKIRDSNRSTLLATIQEHGYPTINLGIVGDNPDDLLNALNEGISRADVIITSGGVSMGEKDYLKQVLDIDLHAQIHFGRVFMKPGLPTTFSTLDMDGSRKLIFALPGRNPVSAVVTCNLFVIPALRKMQGILDPRPTIIKARLSCDVKLDPRPEYHRCILTWHHQEPLPWAQSTGNQVSSRLMSMRTANGLLMLPPKTEQYVELHKGEVVDVMVIGRL, from the exons GTTGGGGGGCATGATCTCAGCCTACAAGATAGTTCCTGACGAGATAGATGAAATCAAG GAGACTCTGGTGGACTGGTGCGATGAAAAAGAACTTAATCTAATCTTAACTACCGGAGGCACCGGGTTTGCCCCCAGAGATGTCACACCAGAG GCCACTAAGGAGGTGATCGAGCGCGAAGCTCCGGGGATGTCTCTCGCCATGCTGATGGGATCCCTCAACGTCACGCCGCTCGGCATGCTCTCCAG ACCTGTCTGCGGGATCCGGGGGAAAACACTCATCATCAACTTACCTGGAAGTAAGAAAGGTTCCCAG GAGTGTTTCCAGTTCATCCTGCCAGCGCTGCCACACGCCATCGACCTTCTGCGGGACGCGGTGGTGAAGGTGAAGGAGGCcgcggacgagctggaagatctgccgtcgccgccgccgcccctctCGCCTCCGCCTAACAGCTCGCCGCGCCGGCAGACGGAGGACAAGGGCGTCCAGtgcgaggaggaggatgaggagaagaaagacagcGGCGTGGCGTCCACCGAGGACAGCTCGTCCTCCCATATAACAGCCGCGTCCATCGCTGCAAAG ATCCCAGACTCCATCATCTCGCGGGGTGTGCAGGTGTTACCCAGGGATACGGCCTCGCTCAGCACCACGCCGTCAGAGTCGCCCCGTGCCCAGGCCACGTCCCGCCTCTCCACGGCCTCCTGTCCGACGCCCAAA GTGCAGTCGCGATgcagcagcaaagaaaacaTACTGAGATCCA GTCACAGTGCCGTGGACATCACTAAGGTGGCCCGGAGGCACCGTATGTCGCCCTTCCCCCTCACCTCTATGGACAAGGCCTTCATCACTGTGCTGGAGATGACCGCCGTCCTGGGCACCGAAATCATCAACTACAGGG ACGGAATGGGTCGAGTCCTGGCTCAGGACGTTTATGCCAAAGACAACCTGCCCCCCTTCCCTGCTTCTGTCAAGGACGGATATGCTGTGAGAG CGGCGGACGGCCCCGGTGACCGCTTCATCATTGGAGAGTCGCAAGCTGGAGAGCAG CCCACCCACACCGTGATGCCTGGTCAGGTGATGCGGGTGACAACAGGCGCCCCCATCCCCTGCGGAGCCGACGCCGTCGTCCAAGTGGAGGACACTGAGCTGCTCCGCGAGTCTGAAGAC GGCacggaggagctggaggtgcGGATTCTGGTGCAGGCTCGTCCAGGACAGGACATCAG ACCTATCGGCCATGACATTAAGCGCGGGGAGTGTGTGCTTGCAAAGGGCACCCACATGGGCCCATCGGAGATTGGTCTCCTGGCCACAGTGGGAGTCACAGAGGTGGAGGTCCATAAGTTTCCTGTGGTCGCTGTTATgtcaacaggaaatgag CTGCTGAACCCAGAGGATGACCTTCATCCTGGGAAGATCAGGGACAGTAATCGTTCCACCCTACTGGCAACGATTCAGGAGCATGGCTACCCCACCATCAATCTGGGCATCGTGGGAGACAA CCCTGATGACCTTCTCAATGCTCTGAATGAAGGCATCAGCCGTGCCGACGTCATCATTACCTCAGGAGGCGTATCCATGGGAGAGAAG GATTACCTTAAACAGGTGCTGGACATTGATCTTCATGCTCAGATCCATTTTGGTCGTGTTTTCATGAAACCAGG tctCCCAACAACATTCTCCACCTTGGACATGGACGGCTCTCGCAAACTAATCTTTGCCCTCCCAGGTA GAAACCCTGTGTCCGCTGTTGTCACCTGTAATCTTTTTGTCATCCCTGCCTTGAGGAAGATGCAAGGCATTTTGGATCCTAGACCCACCATCATTAAAGCGAGG TTGTCTTGTGACGTGAAGCTGGACCCCCGCCCTGAATATCACCGCTGCATTCTGACATGGCATCACCAGGAGCCTCTACCGtgggcacagagcacag GGaaccaggtgagcagcaggCTCATGAGCATGCGCACCGCTAACGGGCTCCTGATGCTACCTCCAAAAACAGAGCAATACGTGGAGCTGCACAAGGGCGAGGTGGTGGACGTCATGGTGATCGGCCGGCTATGA